In a genomic window of Roseiflexus castenholzii DSM 13941:
- a CDS encoding diacylglycerol/lipid kinase family protein → MDKALIILNPWAGRGHAGERRHDLDLALERAGIDYDMVMTHTRGGAIEIARQAVERGYSAIVAVGGDGTVNEAVNGIKLAEARGERRVPLGIIPLGTGCDFIKVLDGFLANDISGSVQRIARQHPRTVDLGLVRVDNEQERWFINALGSGFDAQAAAEALKITRLKGFAVYLLAIIRALANYKAHPMTVEFDGRRIQRRLLFASIANGRYQAGGFLLTPDARIDDGYFDACLVDNLRIDEIIRHIPKVLEGTHTRLRQVTMARVRHVAISSSAPIPVATDGEVLSTRARTVTAELVPGAIEILA, encoded by the coding sequence ATGGACAAGGCGCTGATCATTCTCAACCCATGGGCTGGTCGCGGCCACGCAGGCGAGCGGCGGCACGACCTCGACCTGGCCCTCGAGCGCGCGGGTATCGACTATGACATGGTCATGACCCACACGCGCGGCGGTGCAATCGAAATCGCGCGGCAGGCGGTTGAACGCGGTTATAGCGCAATTGTGGCAGTTGGCGGCGATGGAACCGTCAATGAAGCAGTCAACGGCATCAAACTGGCCGAGGCGCGCGGTGAACGTCGTGTGCCACTGGGGATCATTCCGCTGGGGACTGGCTGCGATTTTATCAAGGTGCTCGATGGTTTTCTGGCGAACGACATCTCTGGCAGTGTGCAACGCATTGCGCGCCAACACCCGCGCACCGTCGATCTTGGTCTGGTGCGCGTCGATAATGAACAGGAGCGCTGGTTTATCAATGCGCTTGGGTCGGGTTTCGATGCGCAGGCGGCGGCGGAGGCGCTCAAGATTACCCGGCTGAAAGGGTTTGCCGTGTATCTGTTGGCGATTATTCGCGCACTGGCGAACTATAAAGCGCACCCGATGACGGTCGAGTTCGACGGACGCCGTATTCAACGGCGCTTGCTCTTCGCCAGCATCGCCAACGGTCGCTATCAGGCGGGCGGGTTCCTGCTCACACCCGACGCGCGCATCGATGATGGGTACTTCGATGCCTGCCTGGTCGATAATTTGCGGATCGACGAGATCATTCGTCATATCCCAAAGGTGCTTGAAGGAACGCATACGAGACTACGCCAGGTGACGATGGCGCGGGTGCGGCACGTGGCCATCAGCAGTTCGGCGCCGATCCCGGTTGCAACCGATGGCGAAGTCCTTTCCACCAGAGCGCGCACAGTGACGGCGGAACTGGTTCCCGGCGCAATCGAGATTCTGGCATAG
- a CDS encoding ROK family protein, protein MNVYLGIDLGGTKIAAAAVDVRTGERLLQLMIPTEAHEGPAAVIERMASLAAQVCTQIATPLDHIPAIGIGVPGLIDLAQGVTILLPNLPSGWRNVPLAANMTSLTGRPTAIINDARAFTLAEATFGAGRDARGVIGITLGTGIGGGIALDGRLYLGIDGTAGEVGHMTIDPYGPRCGCGNRGCLETFASGPSITAMALRVVAQGMTTQIGALVDYDLNKITPGIIARAAEHGDTIAREILQRAGSYLGIGIANLITIFSPERVVIGGGLSRLGDWLLEPARAEVVARCHLTPLDRVQITLAHLGGEAGVIGAALWASQRFAEDHSTAKERL, encoded by the coding sequence ATGAACGTCTACCTCGGCATTGATCTGGGCGGCACCAAAATCGCCGCCGCCGCCGTTGATGTGCGCACCGGCGAGCGTCTCCTCCAACTGATGATTCCTACCGAGGCGCACGAAGGTCCGGCAGCGGTGATTGAGCGCATGGCTTCCCTCGCTGCTCAGGTCTGCACGCAGATCGCCACGCCGCTCGATCACATCCCTGCAATCGGCATCGGCGTGCCAGGGTTGATCGACCTCGCACAGGGGGTGACGATCCTGCTGCCGAACCTGCCCTCCGGCTGGCGCAATGTCCCGCTTGCCGCCAACATGACTAGCCTGACCGGTCGCCCGACGGCGATCATTAATGATGCGCGCGCGTTCACGCTCGCAGAGGCAACCTTCGGCGCCGGACGCGATGCGCGCGGCGTTATCGGTATTACCCTGGGCACCGGTATTGGCGGCGGGATTGCGCTCGATGGGCGATTGTATCTGGGCATCGACGGGACGGCCGGTGAAGTCGGGCACATGACGATTGATCCGTATGGTCCACGTTGTGGTTGCGGCAACCGCGGATGCCTGGAAACGTTCGCCAGCGGTCCGTCGATCACGGCGATGGCGCTGCGGGTGGTGGCGCAGGGGATGACGACGCAGATCGGCGCGCTGGTGGATTACGATCTGAACAAGATCACGCCGGGAATTATTGCGCGCGCCGCCGAACATGGCGACACCATCGCGCGTGAAATTCTGCAACGCGCCGGAAGTTATCTTGGCATCGGAATCGCCAACCTGATTACGATCTTCAGCCCTGAACGGGTCGTCATCGGCGGGGGTCTGTCGCGCCTCGGCGATTGGCTTCTTGAGCCAGCGCGCGCCGAGGTGGTGGCGCGTTGCCATCTCACGCCGCTCGACCGGGTGCAGATCACGCTGGCGCATCTGGGCGGTGAAGCCGGGGTTATCGGCGCCGCGCTGTGGGCGTCGCAACGGTTCGCTGAAGACCATTCAACTGCAAAGGAGCGCCTATGA
- a CDS encoding FG-GAP repeat domain-containing protein, with protein MRSLTNVLLLLALLGSCTAPAATNRLLSSASSLPLAQWNYLADAAAPPMDGPLEQTMMVSFDIDRDGRDDIVVGGRGRAPALVWLRYTNAGWQRFVIEPDRLSIEAGGAFADIDGDGDLDIVAGEDYSGNRVFWWENPYPNDHPPEGWTRHLIKSGGQNRHHDQVFGDFNGDGRLELAFWNQGNRNQPSILYMAAIPPDPRAASLWTPTPIFTSTLYAEGLTAADIDGNGITDLIGGGHWFRFENGRYVAEAIDAGNRGIRVVAGQIIPGGRLEVVTSTSHGKGTIDLYHWTGAAWERQILVDRMEDAHSLALADLNHDGHLDLFCGEMRLDGGNADSRMILLYGNGLGVFELMEGPAGIDHHESRLGDIDGDGDLDILGKPYNFETPRLHIWLNETNNPTKRNLSRWRRHVIDAARPERAIFVLHGDLDGDGLPDVVSGAWWYRNPGRSDGEWVRAPIGEPLRNAAILADFDNDGDLDIFGTQGRGSERNGRFAWARNDGGTFTVLTNLFASAGDFLQGAVGGRFTPDGPFEIALSWHEAGRGIQQLSVPDDPAVATWNLRTISSLSQDEELSAGDIDRDGDLDLLKGTRWLRNDNDNWTSLTISDRSGAPDRNRLADMNRDGRLDAVVGFEAIGVAGKLAWYEQGEDPAAHWVEHVITVDVIGPMSLDVGDLDGDGDLDLVVGEHDPSRPERARLLIFENDDGRGARWRRWTVYTGDEHHDGAQLVDIDNDGDLDIISIGWSHNRVILYENLAAPLPAPPPSPPPSPEPPVLPDQYRKYLPTIMIHP; from the coding sequence TTGCGTTCGCTCACCAACGTGCTGCTGTTGCTCGCGCTTCTTGGTTCATGCACTGCCCCTGCGGCAACGAATAGACTGCTTTCCTCGGCATCCTCACTCCCGCTGGCGCAATGGAACTATCTGGCAGACGCCGCTGCTCCGCCGATGGACGGTCCCCTCGAACAAACCATGATGGTATCCTTCGACATTGATCGCGACGGACGGGACGACATCGTGGTCGGTGGGCGTGGACGAGCGCCTGCGCTCGTCTGGCTTCGCTACACCAATGCCGGATGGCAGCGATTCGTGATTGAGCCGGATCGGTTGAGTATCGAGGCTGGCGGCGCGTTTGCCGATATCGACGGCGACGGCGATCTCGATATAGTCGCGGGTGAGGATTACAGCGGTAATCGGGTGTTCTGGTGGGAAAATCCTTATCCAAATGACCACCCGCCTGAAGGATGGACGAGACACCTGATCAAGAGCGGCGGTCAAAACCGCCACCACGACCAGGTCTTCGGCGATTTCAACGGCGATGGGCGTCTGGAACTTGCGTTCTGGAATCAGGGGAACCGGAATCAGCCATCCATTCTGTACATGGCTGCCATTCCACCTGATCCGCGCGCAGCGTCGCTCTGGACTCCCACCCCCATTTTCACGTCCACGCTCTACGCTGAGGGATTGACCGCCGCCGATATCGATGGCAACGGCATAACCGATCTGATCGGTGGAGGACACTGGTTTCGTTTCGAGAACGGCAGGTACGTCGCTGAAGCGATCGATGCCGGAAATCGCGGTATTCGTGTTGTCGCCGGGCAGATCATCCCCGGTGGACGGCTCGAAGTGGTCACAAGCACGAGCCACGGCAAAGGAACAATCGACCTCTATCACTGGACGGGCGCTGCGTGGGAACGGCAGATACTGGTTGACCGGATGGAGGATGCGCACAGCCTGGCGCTGGCAGACCTGAACCATGATGGTCATCTGGACCTGTTCTGCGGTGAAATGCGACTCGACGGGGGTAATGCCGATTCGCGCATGATCCTGCTCTATGGCAATGGCTTGGGCGTATTCGAACTGATGGAGGGACCCGCCGGCATCGATCACCACGAGTCGCGTCTGGGAGACATCGATGGCGACGGCGATCTTGACATTCTGGGCAAGCCGTACAACTTTGAAACGCCACGTCTCCACATCTGGCTGAACGAAACCAACAATCCGACGAAACGCAACCTGTCGCGCTGGCGGCGGCATGTCATCGATGCGGCGCGTCCTGAGCGGGCGATCTTCGTGCTCCACGGCGATCTCGACGGCGATGGTCTGCCGGATGTAGTCAGCGGCGCATGGTGGTACCGCAATCCGGGGCGATCCGACGGCGAGTGGGTGCGCGCGCCAATCGGCGAACCGCTGCGAAATGCAGCGATCCTGGCGGACTTCGACAATGACGGCGATCTGGACATCTTCGGCACGCAGGGGCGCGGTTCAGAGCGCAATGGTCGCTTCGCGTGGGCACGCAATGATGGCGGTACGTTCACGGTGCTGACCAACCTGTTCGCCAGCGCTGGAGATTTCCTTCAGGGGGCGGTTGGAGGGCGCTTTACACCCGATGGTCCATTCGAGATTGCGCTTTCGTGGCACGAAGCCGGGCGTGGCATTCAACAACTGAGCGTTCCTGACGATCCTGCCGTTGCCACGTGGAACCTGCGCACCATCTCATCACTCTCACAGGACGAAGAACTCAGCGCAGGCGATATCGACCGGGATGGCGACCTCGACCTGCTCAAAGGCACACGCTGGTTGCGCAACGACAACGACAACTGGACCTCACTCACGATTTCGGACAGGTCAGGCGCACCGGACCGGAATCGTCTGGCGGACATGAACCGTGATGGTCGGCTGGATGCCGTGGTGGGGTTCGAGGCTATCGGCGTAGCAGGGAAACTGGCGTGGTACGAACAGGGTGAAGACCCGGCGGCGCATTGGGTTGAACATGTCATTACCGTTGATGTTATCGGACCAATGAGCCTGGACGTTGGCGACCTCGACGGCGACGGCGATCTCGATCTTGTCGTCGGCGAGCATGATCCCTCGCGCCCGGAGCGCGCGCGTCTGTTGATCTTCGAGAATGATGACGGGCGTGGCGCGCGCTGGCGCCGCTGGACGGTGTACACCGGCGATGAACACCACGACGGCGCACAACTTGTCGATATCGACAACGATGGCGACCTCGACATTATCTCGATTGGCTGGTCGCACAATCGTGTGATCCTGTATGAAAACCTGGCGGCGCCGCTGCCGGCGCCGCCACCCTCGCCTCCGCCGTCGCCTGAGCCGCCTGTGCTGCCCGATCAATATCGGAAGTATCTCCCGACAATTATGATTCACCCGTAA
- a CDS encoding sugar isomerase domain-containing protein yields MMPDSAPALDYLERAEQIVRRVRETQMPAIVEAARICADTIAAGGLVHLFGTGHSRIPIEEIFPRHGSFPGFHPIVELSLTYHNPVVGPNGQRQAMFLEKVEGFGQVILRNFVFGPHDSFIIFSNSGVNQVVIDVALEVKARGMPVIAVVSVEHCRASTPRHSSGKRLIDYADVTIDNCAPAGDALVTIEGLSYPVGPGSTIGYAAVVNALKCLVAAELTKRGQPPLVLTSSVLIGSEASEELFERTYDDYRARVAQVYGGERSTPPTSR; encoded by the coding sequence ATGATGCCTGACTCAGCACCTGCGCTGGACTACCTGGAACGCGCCGAACAGATCGTGCGCCGGGTGCGCGAGACGCAGATGCCTGCCATTGTTGAAGCGGCGCGCATCTGTGCTGATACCATTGCTGCTGGCGGGCTGGTGCATCTCTTTGGCACCGGTCACTCGCGCATCCCCATCGAGGAAATTTTCCCGCGCCACGGGAGTTTTCCCGGCTTTCACCCGATTGTCGAACTGTCGCTCACGTATCACAATCCGGTTGTTGGACCCAACGGGCAGCGCCAGGCGATGTTCCTTGAGAAGGTCGAGGGGTTTGGTCAGGTCATCCTGCGCAACTTCGTGTTTGGTCCGCACGATAGTTTCATCATCTTCTCGAATAGCGGCGTCAACCAGGTGGTTATCGATGTCGCCCTCGAAGTGAAAGCGCGCGGGATGCCGGTCATTGCCGTGGTGTCGGTCGAGCATTGCCGGGCGTCCACGCCGCGCCACAGCAGCGGCAAACGCCTGATCGATTACGCCGATGTCACGATCGACAACTGCGCGCCTGCCGGCGATGCGCTGGTGACTATCGAAGGCTTGTCGTATCCGGTCGGTCCCGGTTCGACAATCGGGTATGCCGCAGTGGTCAATGCACTGAAGTGCCTGGTTGCCGCCGAACTGACGAAACGCGGACAGCCGCCGCTGGTGCTGACCAGCAGTGTGTTGATCGGCAGCGAGGCCTCGGAGGAACTCTTCGAGCGCACCTATGACGACTACCGGGCGCGTGTGGCGCAGGTGTACGGAGGAGAACGTTCAACGCCGCCAACATCGCGCTGA
- a CDS encoding methionine synthase, translating to MDLPLLPTSVIGSYAWPAWLHVALWAAQRGELGPEDMRETQDDAVDMALRDQEDAGVDIVSDGEMRRAGFFTAAFYGFLTGLRELPPQRRIGVAGHDQRESYEAVEPITAPNGLGLLVEYEYVRQRTTRPIKMPCPGPFTLAGRIKPGAAYRTRWDVAEALVPIINAELKALAAAGCTFIQIDEPSIAVRPDAPRAFVELFNATVAGVDARIGLHLCFGNYVGRPTARRTYRPLFPHILEAHADQYALEFANRELAEIDLWREFPSEKELAAGLVDVKNYYIETPEDVAERIRVALRYVAPEKLTIVPDCGFSQTARWAAHAKLKAMVEGARMVRRELAG from the coding sequence ATGGATCTCCCGCTTCTCCCGACTAGCGTCATCGGTTCTTACGCCTGGCCCGCCTGGTTGCACGTTGCGCTCTGGGCAGCGCAGCGCGGCGAACTTGGACCGGAAGACATGCGCGAAACGCAGGACGATGCCGTCGATATGGCGCTGCGCGACCAGGAGGATGCCGGTGTGGACATTGTGAGCGATGGGGAGATGCGACGCGCCGGTTTTTTCACTGCGGCATTCTATGGTTTTCTCACGGGGCTGCGTGAATTGCCGCCACAGCGTCGGATCGGCGTGGCGGGGCACGATCAGCGCGAAAGTTACGAAGCAGTCGAACCGATCACGGCGCCCAATGGTCTTGGGTTGCTGGTCGAATATGAGTATGTCAGGCAACGCACGACACGCCCGATCAAGATGCCGTGTCCTGGTCCGTTTACGCTTGCCGGACGGATCAAGCCTGGTGCAGCATATCGAACACGGTGGGATGTGGCAGAGGCGCTCGTGCCGATCATCAATGCCGAGCTGAAAGCGCTGGCAGCGGCGGGATGCACCTTCATCCAGATCGATGAGCCATCGATTGCTGTGCGCCCTGATGCGCCGCGCGCATTTGTCGAACTGTTCAATGCGACAGTTGCCGGCGTCGACGCTAGAATCGGGTTACACCTTTGTTTTGGCAACTATGTCGGGCGTCCCACAGCCAGGCGCACCTATCGTCCGCTGTTTCCGCACATTCTCGAAGCGCATGCCGATCAGTACGCGCTGGAGTTCGCCAACCGCGAACTGGCGGAAATCGATCTGTGGCGCGAATTTCCGAGCGAGAAAGAACTTGCCGCCGGGCTGGTCGATGTGAAGAACTACTACATTGAGACACCGGAGGATGTCGCCGAGCGGATCCGGGTGGCGTTGCGGTATGTGGCGCCGGAGAAGTTGACAATCGTGCCCGACTGCGGATTCAGCCAGACGGCGCGTTGGGCGGCGCACGCCAAACTGAAGGCGATGGTCGAAGGGGCGCGCATGGTTCGCCGGGAACTGGCAGGCTGA
- a CDS encoding SDR family NAD(P)-dependent oxidoreductase, with product MRLTGKTAIVTGAASGIGQAVALRFLAEGAHVAGFDIDDAGLNETRALSGASEVFFPIACDLTDPSQVERAAAEAIAQLRRLDVVFNGAGASGRRWGDGPVDACTVDGWRRTLDVNLTSIFLVCHTTVPHLLAAGGGSIINLSSVLGIVGGDADFATHAYAAAKAGIIGLSRAMAVYYAPHRVRVNVIAPGLIATPMSRRVQENERIQQRLAHLQPLTGAMGAPKDVAAAAAYLASDDAAFVTGVVLPVDGGWTAW from the coding sequence ATGCGTCTGACCGGAAAAACTGCAATCGTCACCGGCGCGGCAAGCGGAATCGGGCAAGCCGTCGCGTTGCGCTTTCTTGCCGAGGGAGCGCACGTCGCCGGGTTCGACATTGATGATGCCGGACTGAACGAGACGCGCGCACTGAGCGGCGCGTCGGAGGTGTTCTTTCCCATCGCCTGCGACCTGACCGACCCATCGCAGGTTGAGCGGGCAGCGGCAGAGGCGATTGCGCAGTTGCGCCGCCTTGATGTTGTGTTCAACGGCGCGGGCGCAAGCGGTCGGCGCTGGGGTGATGGACCGGTGGACGCCTGCACCGTCGATGGATGGCGGCGCACGCTCGATGTGAACCTGACGAGCATCTTTCTCGTGTGCCACACGACGGTGCCACACCTGCTGGCGGCAGGCGGCGGATCGATCATCAATCTCAGTTCGGTTCTGGGCATAGTTGGCGGCGACGCCGATTTCGCCACTCATGCCTATGCCGCCGCGAAAGCCGGGATCATCGGCTTGTCGCGCGCAATGGCAGTGTACTATGCACCGCACCGAGTGCGCGTCAATGTCATTGCTCCCGGTCTGATCGCCACACCCATGAGCCGCCGCGTTCAGGAAAATGAACGAATCCAGCAGCGGCTGGCGCACCTTCAACCGCTGACCGGCGCCATGGGAGCGCCCAAGGATGTCGCTGCCGCGGCCGCATACCTGGCATCCGATGACGCTGCCTTCGTTACCGGCGTCGTGTTGCCCGTCGATGGCGGATGGACTGCGTGGTAA
- a CDS encoding Gfo/Idh/MocA family protein, producing MKSHSITLLGTGLIGMFYAMTLHGHRGRDRITTVYSRTRERAEAFAAQWGITRATNDLKAAIEDPETDTVIIGLPNDQHVQAVERAAAAGKAVLCTKPLGRTAAEARQMLEAVERSGVFAGYLEDLVYTPKTLKALESVEAGALGDVLWVRSRETHPGPHSAWFWDAHVAGGGAIIDLGCHCAEIIRNFVGKNNRPLEVMCWADTLVHPIAAEDNAIALIRFENGAIGQFEVSWTFRGGMDLRDEVAGTNGTIWLNHFLRTGFEMFTAAGGGYVAEKAETETGWLFPVGDEVHELGYNHMFTDMFEAMDSNRAPMETFYDGYVVNAILDAAYRSARSRRWEAVEVEWRATEPIKPLRRVAQEIDGYALVKEERMHGDKLKQILSDKATGRIIERVIDLQ from the coding sequence ATGAAGTCGCACTCGATCACGCTGCTGGGCACTGGACTGATCGGCATGTTCTACGCCATGACGCTCCACGGTCATCGCGGGCGCGACCGGATCACGACGGTCTATTCACGCACCCGTGAGCGCGCCGAAGCGTTTGCTGCGCAGTGGGGGATCACCAGAGCCACTAACGATCTCAAAGCGGCTATTGAGGACCCGGAAACCGATACGGTCATCATTGGATTGCCGAATGATCAGCACGTGCAGGCGGTCGAAAGAGCGGCAGCAGCGGGTAAAGCGGTGCTCTGCACCAAACCGCTTGGTCGCACGGCTGCCGAGGCGCGCCAAATGCTCGAAGCAGTTGAACGATCCGGTGTGTTCGCCGGTTACCTCGAGGACCTGGTCTACACCCCGAAGACGCTCAAGGCGCTGGAGTCGGTCGAAGCTGGCGCGCTGGGAGACGTGCTGTGGGTGCGCTCGCGTGAGACGCATCCCGGACCGCACAGTGCATGGTTCTGGGATGCGCATGTGGCGGGAGGCGGCGCGATTATTGACCTGGGGTGCCACTGCGCGGAGATTATTCGCAATTTCGTCGGAAAGAACAATCGTCCACTGGAGGTTATGTGCTGGGCGGATACGCTTGTGCATCCGATTGCTGCTGAGGATAATGCGATTGCGTTGATCCGGTTCGAGAACGGCGCAATCGGGCAATTCGAGGTCAGCTGGACGTTCCGCGGCGGTATGGACCTGCGCGATGAGGTCGCCGGAACGAATGGCACGATCTGGCTCAACCACTTCCTACGCACCGGCTTTGAGATGTTTACCGCCGCTGGCGGCGGGTACGTCGCCGAAAAAGCCGAAACCGAAACGGGCTGGCTCTTCCCGGTGGGTGACGAGGTCCACGAATTGGGGTATAACCACATGTTCACCGATATGTTCGAGGCGATGGATAGCAATCGCGCACCGATGGAGACGTTCTACGATGGGTATGTGGTCAACGCCATCCTCGACGCCGCCTATCGCTCGGCAAGGTCGCGTCGATGGGAGGCGGTTGAGGTCGAGTGGCGAGCAACCGAACCGATAAAGCCGCTGCGCCGTGTCGCGCAGGAGATCGACGGGTATGCGCTGGTGAAAGAAGAGCGCATGCATGGCGATAAACTCAAACAGATCCTCTCTGATAAGGCGACGGGGCGGATCATTGAGCGGGTGATTGACCTTCAATAA
- a CDS encoding DMT family transporter has protein sequence MSDTLEQTIDRPVTRLTRALPYLVLFGGVLIAAAAAILIRYIQGMEVPSTTIAAGRLGLAALILLPIAWSRAGDELRRLSRRDILLGIVSGVFLAVHFAAWISSLAYTSVASSVALVSTNPLWVALLSAVLLRERPSLPTMTGVALTITGSILIGISDSSGPDSGNALLGNILALVGAFGGSMYFLVGRSLRRHVSVLAYIWLVYTSAAVALLITALAFAGTANPLELFGGYPPLVYLLLLGLAVGPQLLGHTAFNWSLRYLSATFVTVALLGEPIGSALLALILFGEWFAPLQLAGFVLLLIGIAVAAQGERSGK, from the coding sequence ATGTCCGACACACTCGAACAGACCATTGATCGTCCGGTCACACGGTTGACGCGTGCGCTGCCCTATCTGGTGCTCTTCGGCGGCGTTCTGATCGCTGCCGCAGCCGCGATCTTGATCCGCTACATCCAGGGTATGGAGGTTCCGTCCACCACTATTGCTGCGGGACGCCTGGGGTTGGCGGCGCTTATCCTGCTCCCCATTGCCTGGTCGCGCGCTGGCGACGAGTTGCGTCGCCTGTCACGACGCGACATTCTGCTCGGGATTGTGTCCGGCGTGTTTCTGGCGGTTCACTTTGCTGCATGGATCTCATCGCTGGCGTATACGTCGGTTGCATCATCAGTGGCGTTGGTTTCGACCAACCCGCTATGGGTGGCGCTCCTGTCGGCGGTGCTGCTGCGTGAGCGCCCATCACTGCCGACGATGACGGGTGTCGCGCTGACGATTACGGGAAGCATTCTGATCGGCATCAGCGACAGTAGCGGACCCGATAGCGGCAATGCGCTGTTGGGGAATATCCTGGCGCTTGTAGGCGCATTTGGCGGCTCGATGTATTTCCTGGTCGGACGCAGCCTTCGCCGTCATGTCTCGGTGCTGGCATATATCTGGCTGGTCTACACCAGCGCTGCGGTCGCACTACTGATCACGGCACTGGCATTTGCCGGAACCGCCAATCCACTGGAACTCTTCGGCGGATACCCACCCCTCGTCTACCTGTTGCTCCTTGGTCTTGCCGTCGGACCACAACTGCTCGGTCATACCGCCTTCAACTGGTCGTTGCGCTACCTTTCCGCCACATTCGTCACCGTCGCACTGCTGGGGGAGCCGATCGGCTCGGCATTGCTGGCGCTGATCCTTTTTGGCGAATGGTTTGCGCCGCTGCAACTGGCGGGCTTCGTACTGCTTCTGATCGGCATCGCAGTTGCGGCGCAGGGGGAGCGGAGCGGCAAATAG
- a CDS encoding vWA domain-containing protein, with protein MTGAAPSRPVNWALVADVSRSMRIPIVDETQFRSLLRTGSAQEMLVDGVPVWQLSGSVPQEVRDTASSALDYVVRALHTIVERLDHHDRLALVVFADHALLLIPGMVGADRVTLVRAIERLPGLNLGDGTNLADGIALALNQIRANRDGRCADRIILLTDGFTRDSAACLALADQAADEHIAITTIGLGGEFQDDLLTAIADRSGGHALFLKRVSAIPRAVSAELETVRAAAVSAVTIAIAPQRGVQLRRVTRMRPALALLAEPTGAAAMDVTQVSLGDLAAGTPVTLLLEFLVPAANPGPLWIAGVAARSSGARLADTDIRAAVTHHAPPLSHDVRAAAARSMAARLMRRATTASDPAEAARLMRAAAARFDDFGEQALAAAAREQASAFEHGARIAGIATRELTYATRRLGEVS; from the coding sequence GTGACCGGCGCCGCCCCGTCCCGTCCGGTCAACTGGGCGCTTGTGGCGGATGTCAGCCGTTCCATGCGCATTCCAATCGTTGACGAAACACAGTTTCGCTCCTTGCTGCGCACCGGTTCGGCGCAGGAGATGTTGGTCGATGGCGTGCCCGTGTGGCAGTTGAGCGGCTCTGTGCCACAGGAAGTGCGCGATACGGCTTCGAGCGCACTCGATTACGTTGTGCGCGCGCTTCACACGATCGTCGAACGTCTTGACCACCATGATCGCCTGGCGCTAGTGGTCTTCGCCGACCACGCCCTGCTGCTCATACCAGGGATGGTCGGCGCGGACCGGGTGACGCTGGTGCGCGCCATCGAGCGTCTGCCGGGGCTGAACCTTGGCGATGGCACCAATCTGGCGGATGGCATTGCGCTGGCGCTCAACCAGATCCGCGCCAATCGTGATGGACGTTGCGCCGACCGGATCATTCTCCTGACCGACGGCTTCACCCGCGACTCTGCGGCATGTCTGGCGCTGGCAGATCAGGCGGCTGACGAGCATATCGCCATCACGACTATTGGGCTGGGCGGTGAGTTCCAGGATGATCTGCTGACGGCAATTGCCGACCGCAGTGGCGGGCATGCACTGTTTTTGAAGCGCGTGTCCGCCATTCCACGCGCCGTCAGCGCCGAACTCGAAACAGTGCGCGCTGCTGCCGTCTCTGCTGTGACGATTGCCATCGCTCCGCAGCGCGGGGTACAGTTGCGGCGGGTGACGCGCATGCGCCCGGCGCTGGCACTGCTTGCCGAACCGACGGGCGCGGCAGCAATGGATGTCACACAGGTATCGTTGGGCGACCTGGCGGCGGGAACGCCGGTAACGTTGCTGCTGGAGTTTCTCGTGCCAGCAGCGAACCCTGGACCACTGTGGATCGCCGGAGTGGCGGCGCGATCGTCTGGCGCGCGTCTGGCGGATACCGATATTCGGGCCGCAGTGACACACCATGCGCCCCCATTAAGCCATGATGTGCGCGCGGCGGCGGCGCGGTCGATGGCGGCGCGCCTGATGCGCCGCGCCACGACAGCGTCTGATCCGGCTGAGGCGGCGCGTCTGATGCGCGCCGCCGCCGCACGCTTCGATGACTTTGGCGAGCAGGCGCTGGCTGCCGCAGCGCGGGAACAGGCATCCGCATTCGAGCACGGAGCCAGGATCGCAGGAATTGCAACACGCGAATTGACCTATGCCACTCGCCGGCTCGGCGAGGTGTCCTGA